Proteins from one Aulosira sp. FACHB-615 genomic window:
- a CDS encoding Mo-dependent nitrogenase C-terminal domain-containing protein gives MKVFDNTTKKIFLASWVSLNSAEVSKTYVTQLHHPNSQSGFDIFLPLRQWLNNIEVRDRELAHRLCKLIPAQCPFERDIKLFGKTILHIPPMCKLNPLYEEVVSLRFRALCYLADECGEDVSQYC, from the coding sequence ATGAAGGTATTCGATAATACCACAAAGAAGATTTTTCTGGCAAGCTGGGTTTCACTCAATTCGGCAGAGGTTAGCAAAACCTATGTAACCCAGTTACACCATCCAAATTCTCAGTCAGGCTTTGATATTTTCTTACCCCTGCGGCAGTGGTTAAACAATATAGAAGTCCGCGATCGCGAATTAGCTCATCGTTTGTGCAAACTGATCCCCGCTCAATGTCCTTTTGAACGCGATATCAAGTTATTCGGCAAAACCATCCTACACATCCCGCCAATGTGCAAACTCAACCCTTTATATGAGGAAGTCGTGAGTTTGCGTTTCCGCGCCTTATGCTATCTAGCAGATGAATGTGGCGAGGATGTTTCGCAGTATTGTTGA
- a CDS encoding Uma2 family endonuclease produces the protein MLISLVFEILSPSNTQVEMDKKLLFYDRYGVEEYYIYDPDSNSLQGWLRGEDGLDVIPQMEDWVSPRLKIRFVPSPEGLQLYRPDGEHFLSYSEISQRLEQERQRAEQEHQRAEQAEQVRRNAIPQLLQMGLSIEQVAQALSLSVEEVQRMS, from the coding sequence ATGCTGATTAGCTTAGTATTTGAAATCCTTTCACCCAGCAATACTCAAGTTGAAATGGACAAAAAATTACTTTTCTATGACCGTTATGGTGTGGAAGAGTATTACATTTACGATCCTGACAGTAATAGTTTACAGGGTTGGTTACGTGGTGAAGATGGATTAGATGTCATCCCCCAGATGGAAGATTGGGTGAGTCCTCGATTAAAAATTCGCTTTGTACCATCTCCAGAAGGTTTACAACTTTATCGCCCCGACGGAGAGCATTTTTTAAGCTATTCAGAAATTTCTCAACGCTTAGAACAAGAACGCCAACGTGCCGAACAAGAACATCAACGTGCTGAACAAGCAGAACAAGTAAGACGTAATGCTATTCCTCAACTGTTACAAATGGGTTTAAGCATAGAACAAGTCGCCCAAGCTTTGAGCTTATCTGTGGAAGAAGTGCAAAGGATGTCTTAA
- the uvrA gene encoding excinuclease ABC subunit UvrA has product MSDNKLAAASLLNGHLPQINQNSQNTIRIRGARQHNLKNIDLELPRDRLIVFTGVSGSGKSSLAFDTIFAEGQRRYVESLSAYARQFLGQLNKPDVEAIEGLSPAISIDQKSTSHNPRSTVGTVTEIYDYLRLLFGRAGEPHCPICDRCIAPQTIDEMVDRIMDLPDRAKFQILAPVVRGKKGTHRKLLSSLASQGFVRVRVDGEVRELSDSIELDKNITHTIEVVIDRLVKKDGIQERLVDSLSTCLKQTEGIVTILISPATDNSEAKEEELVFSENFACPEHGAVMEELSPRLFSFNSPYGACPHCHGIGTLRRFSAELVIPDPEAPVYAAIAPWSEKENSYYLELLYSLGQAHGFELQTNWSKLSEEQKQIILNGEENNKENAKTQFKGVLPILQRQYEGGSELVKQKLEQYLIDQPCEVCGGKRLKPEALAVKLGQYGILDLTGVSIRDCRERVEQLKLSDRQMQIADLVLREIKARLQFLLDVGLDYLTLDRPAMTLSGGEAQRIRLATQIGSGLTGVLYVLDEPSIGLHQRDNGRLLKTLIKLRDLGNTLIVVEHDEETIRAADYLVDIGPGAGIHGGHIISQGDLPALLTAEKSLTGAYLSGRKVIQTPAERREGNGRSLIIKNAHRNNLRNIDVEIPLGKLVAVTGVSGSGKSTLINELLYPSLQHHLTKKVPLPKELEKIQGLNAVDKAIVIDQSPIGRTPRSNPATYTGVFDVIRDVFSQTVEAKARGYKPGQFSFNVKGGRCEACSGQGVNVIEMNFLPDVYVQCEVCKGARYNRDTLQVKYKDKSISDVLNMTVEESLDFFQNIPKAVTRLQTLVDVGLGYVQLGQPATTLSGGEAQRVKLATELSRRATGKTLYLIDEPTTGLSFYDVHKLLDVLQRLVDKGNSILVIEHNLDVIRCADWVIDLGPDGGDKGGEVIAFGTPEDVARNSKSYTGQYLQQVLKQYPAVKR; this is encoded by the coding sequence ATGTCAGATAACAAGTTAGCCGCCGCATCCCTTCTCAATGGACATCTTCCCCAAATCAACCAGAATAGCCAAAATACCATTAGGATTCGGGGTGCGAGGCAGCATAATCTGAAGAATATTGACTTGGAGTTGCCGCGCGATCGCCTGATCGTATTTACTGGTGTATCAGGTTCGGGTAAATCTTCTTTGGCGTTTGATACGATTTTTGCTGAGGGTCAACGGCGTTATGTGGAATCTCTCAGTGCTTACGCCAGACAATTTTTAGGACAGTTAAATAAACCGGATGTGGAAGCAATTGAAGGTTTAAGTCCGGCCATATCCATTGACCAAAAATCAACCTCCCATAACCCCCGTTCCACTGTGGGGACGGTAACGGAAATTTACGACTATTTGCGGCTGTTGTTTGGTCGGGCTGGTGAACCCCATTGTCCGATATGCGATCGCTGTATTGCCCCCCAAACGATCGATGAGATGGTAGACCGCATCATGGACTTACCAGACCGCGCCAAGTTTCAAATTCTTGCGCCTGTGGTGCGCGGTAAAAAAGGCACACACCGCAAGCTGTTATCTAGTTTGGCTTCCCAAGGTTTTGTGCGGGTACGAGTAGATGGCGAAGTGCGGGAACTGTCAGACTCGATTGAGTTAGATAAAAATATTACCCACACCATTGAAGTTGTCATTGACCGTTTGGTGAAAAAAGACGGTATCCAAGAGCGTTTGGTTGATTCTTTATCTACGTGTTTAAAGCAAACAGAAGGTATTGTAACTATCTTAATTAGTCCGGCTACTGATAACTCAGAAGCCAAAGAAGAAGAATTGGTATTTTCCGAAAACTTCGCCTGTCCTGAACATGGCGCGGTGATGGAAGAGTTATCGCCACGGTTATTTTCCTTTAACTCTCCTTATGGTGCTTGTCCTCACTGTCACGGTATTGGGACTTTAAGAAGATTTTCGGCGGAGTTGGTGATCCCCGATCCTGAAGCACCAGTATACGCTGCGATCGCACCTTGGTCAGAAAAGGAAAATTCTTATTATTTGGAATTACTTTATAGTTTGGGTCAGGCGCACGGTTTTGAATTACAAACCAATTGGAGTAAGTTGTCAGAAGAACAAAAGCAAATTATTTTAAATGGTGAAGAAAATAACAAAGAAAATGCAAAAACTCAATTTAAAGGTGTTCTGCCCATATTACAACGGCAATACGAAGGTGGTTCAGAGTTAGTTAAACAAAAATTAGAACAATATTTAATCGACCAACCTTGTGAAGTTTGCGGTGGAAAACGTTTGAAACCGGAAGCCTTAGCGGTGAAGTTGGGACAATATGGAATTTTAGATTTAACAGGCGTATCGATTAGAGATTGTCGGGAGCGAGTTGAACAGTTAAAATTAAGCGATCGGCAAATGCAAATAGCTGATTTAGTCTTGCGCGAAATCAAAGCTAGATTGCAATTTTTATTAGATGTTGGCTTAGATTATCTCACCCTCGACCGTCCCGCCATGACTCTCTCTGGTGGGGAAGCGCAACGCATTCGCCTCGCCACACAAATCGGTTCTGGCTTAACAGGAGTTCTCTACGTTTTAGACGAACCAAGTATTGGTTTGCATCAACGAGATAACGGTAGATTGCTCAAAACCTTAATTAAATTACGAGATTTAGGTAATACCTTAATTGTAGTTGAGCATGATGAAGAAACCATCCGCGCGGCTGACTATTTAGTTGATATTGGCCCCGGTGCAGGTATTCACGGCGGACATATTATTTCCCAAGGTGATTTACCAGCATTATTAACAGCAGAAAAATCCTTAACAGGTGCATATTTATCAGGCAGAAAAGTCATACAAACACCAGCAGAACGCCGCGAAGGGAATGGACGCAGTTTAATTATTAAAAATGCCCATCGCAACAACTTAAGAAACATCGATGTGGAAATTCCCCTCGGTAAACTTGTGGCTGTAACTGGCGTATCTGGTTCGGGTAAATCAACTTTAATTAACGAATTACTTTACCCTTCACTACAACATCACCTCACCAAAAAAGTCCCTTTACCCAAAGAATTAGAAAAAATTCAAGGCTTAAATGCAGTTGATAAAGCCATTGTCATCGACCAATCTCCCATCGGACGCACACCCCGTTCTAACCCTGCAACTTACACAGGTGTTTTCGATGTAATTCGGGATGTATTTTCGCAAACTGTCGAAGCCAAAGCTAGGGGTTATAAACCGGGACAATTTTCTTTTAATGTTAAAGGTGGACGTTGCGAAGCTTGCAGTGGACAAGGTGTCAACGTCATTGAAATGAATTTTTTACCTGATGTATATGTACAGTGCGAAGTTTGTAAAGGTGCAAGATATAACCGTGATACTTTGCAAGTCAAATATAAAGATAAGTCTATTTCTGATGTTCTCAATATGACTGTTGAGGAAAGTTTAGACTTTTTCCAAAACATCCCCAAAGCAGTTACAAGACTACAAACTTTAGTTGATGTTGGTTTGGGTTATGTTCAACTAGGACAACCCGCAACCACCTTATCTGGTGGTGAAGCACAGCGCGTCAAATTAGCTACAGAATTATCTCGTCGCGCCACTGGTAAAACACTGTATTTAATCGATGAACCCACAACGGGATTATCTTTTTATGATGTCCATAAATTATTGGATGTGTTGCAAAGATTAGTAGATAAAGGTAATTCAATTTTAGTAATTGAACACAATTTAGATGTCATTCGTTGCGCTGACTGGGTGATAGATTTGGGGCCTGACGGCGGCGATAAAGGCGGTGAAGTCATCGCTTTTGGAACACCGGAAGATGTGGCCAGAAATTCCAAGTCTTATACTGGGCAATATTTACAGCAGGTTTTAAAACAGTATCCGGCTGTAAAGAGATAG
- a CDS encoding DUF262 domain-containing protein, whose amino-acid sequence MVKDSQKVSLDALIPREAFEVQGQQGQNIGRNIPMISIRDLEKSSFFYPFLRKPDFQRETNEWEAQKICEFIESFLDGDLIPSVILWRSSSSYYFVIDGSHRLSSLIAWINDDYGDGKISKEFYDGDITEEQKSAALEVRKLIKVSIGSYKDYQSLTQNQSQIDQKFLDRARNLGALGIQLQWVEGDSEKAEASFFKINQKAAPIGETEMRLLKARKTPNGVAARAIMRSGNGHKYWSDFSQDKQNEIEELAQEIHQLIFEPKLKNPIKTLDVPIVGNLSTSEKLEVILEFINMVNYIEVDDQLGEDPTGDKTVELLKNCKKVVQRINSNHPSSLGLHPIIYFYTSAGKPKIGSFYGIVTLMLYLEKTKYFSQFIKVRKDFEWVIWQDDMVPQIVSKHGNAVKAREKVKDFYIRIIEKLLQEIDKKNIIKEIIAEKSFGSLKTKARNNTSEIQTKEFSRETKAAAFIRDALPGTPRCKICGGYIPSRINSIDHIKRKADGGLGTLNNAQLTHLYCNTTVKH is encoded by the coding sequence ATGGTAAAAGATAGCCAGAAAGTTAGTTTAGACGCACTTATCCCTAGAGAAGCATTTGAAGTACAAGGACAACAAGGTCAAAATATAGGACGAAATATTCCGATGATATCAATTCGGGATTTAGAGAAGAGTTCTTTTTTCTATCCATTTCTACGTAAACCTGATTTTCAAAGAGAAACTAATGAATGGGAAGCTCAGAAAATATGTGAATTTATAGAAAGTTTTTTAGATGGCGATTTAATACCGTCTGTTATTCTATGGCGAAGTTCAAGTAGTTATTATTTTGTAATTGATGGCTCTCACCGTCTTAGTTCTTTAATAGCCTGGATAAATGATGACTATGGTGATGGTAAAATTTCTAAAGAATTTTATGATGGAGACATTACAGAAGAGCAAAAATCTGCGGCTTTGGAAGTAAGAAAGTTAATTAAAGTAAGTATAGGTTCTTACAAAGATTATCAATCGTTAACACAAAATCAAAGTCAAATAGATCAAAAGTTCCTTGATAGAGCAAGAAACTTAGGAGCTTTAGGTATCCAGCTTCAGTGGGTTGAAGGTGATTCAGAAAAAGCAGAAGCATCTTTCTTCAAAATTAACCAGAAAGCAGCACCAATTGGTGAAACTGAAATGCGTTTATTAAAAGCACGAAAAACACCTAATGGTGTCGCCGCTCGTGCAATTATGAGAAGTGGTAATGGTCATAAGTATTGGTCGGACTTCTCACAAGATAAACAAAACGAAATTGAAGAACTAGCTCAAGAAATACATCAACTAATTTTTGAACCTAAATTAAAAAATCCTATTAAAACCTTAGATGTACCAATAGTAGGCAATCTATCAACTTCTGAAAAACTTGAAGTCATATTAGAGTTTATAAATATGGTTAATTATATAGAAGTCGATGATCAATTAGGAGAAGATCCAACAGGAGACAAAACTGTAGAGCTACTAAAAAATTGCAAGAAGGTAGTGCAAAGGATAAATAGTAATCATCCTTCATCTCTGGGGTTACACCCCATCATATATTTTTACACTAGTGCGGGAAAGCCGAAAATTGGATCATTCTATGGCATTGTCACTTTAATGTTGTATTTGGAAAAAACGAAATATTTTTCTCAATTTATAAAAGTCAGAAAAGACTTTGAGTGGGTAATTTGGCAAGATGATATGGTGCCACAAATTGTTAGCAAACATGGAAATGCAGTTAAGGCAAGAGAGAAAGTTAAAGATTTTTATATCAGAATTATTGAAAAACTACTTCAAGAAATAGATAAGAAAAATATCATAAAAGAAATCATAGCTGAAAAAAGTTTTGGTTCTTTAAAAACTAAGGCAAGAAATAATACAAGTGAGATACAAACTAAGGAATTTTCGCGGGAAACAAAAGCAGCAGCTTTTATTAGAGACGCTTTACCTGGGACTCCACGATGTAAAATTTGTGGTGGTTATATCCCCAGTCGTATTAACTCCATAGACCATATTAAAAGAAAAGCAGATGGTGGTTTGGGTACATTAAATAATGCACAACTGACTCACTTATACTGTAATACAACTGTTAAGCATTAA
- a CDS encoding type II toxin-antitoxin system VapC family toxin, with translation MNDLVTDTHALIWYLEDSQNLSNAANEAFERCDRGEISIYIPTICLVEIVYLQEKGRISAQMKTQLDAALIAENSGLILAHLTGEVVTALATISRDSIPDMPDRIIAATAKHLGLPLISRDSKITASGINVIW, from the coding sequence ATGAATGATTTAGTCACTGATACTCATGCTTTGATATGGTATTTAGAAGATAGTCAAAACCTCAGCAATGCTGCTAATGAGGCTTTTGAAAGATGCGATCGCGGTGAAATTTCTATTTACATTCCGACAATTTGCCTTGTAGAAATTGTTTATCTACAAGAAAAAGGGCGTATATCAGCACAAATGAAGACTCAGCTAGATGCTGCATTAATAGCTGAAAATAGTGGGTTAATTTTAGCGCATCTTACAGGTGAGGTAGTCACAGCATTGGCAACAATATCACGAGATAGTATTCCTGATATGCCTGATAGAATAATTGCCGCTACAGCCAAGCATTTGGGTTTACCCTTAATTAGCCGAGACTCCAAAATAACTGCATCTGGAATAAATGTTATTTGGTAA